From the genome of Streptomyces sp. NBC_01341, one region includes:
- a CDS encoding FecCD family ABC transporter permease: MNGTAVKPTVMPGVRLGTLSFVWRPWMVGVTVLLAVAVFLVFCLSVSVGDFPLGLSRVIATIAGRGEQVDEFVIMDLRMPRALAGLVVGTALGVSGAITQSIARNPLASPDILGITGGAGAVAVFLVTVSGGTAAAVVGSVGVSAAALAGGLGTGLLVYFLAWRRGIDGFRLILIGISVSAVTEAITTWLLSTADIRDVARAQAWLVGSLDNRSWDEVGVALWSTLALLGVVACAAFQFKPMHLGDEVAAGLGVRYSRVRAVLLLCAVLLAAVAVSAAGPVPFVALVAPQVAMRLVRHPTPPMIASGLVGALLLIGADLTARTALPMALPVGVVTAAIGGPFLVFLLVRANLRQLT; encoded by the coding sequence GTGAACGGGACAGCGGTGAAGCCGACGGTGATGCCGGGCGTACGGCTCGGCACCCTGTCGTTCGTGTGGCGGCCCTGGATGGTCGGCGTCACCGTGCTCCTCGCGGTGGCGGTCTTCCTGGTGTTCTGTCTCTCCGTCAGCGTGGGGGATTTCCCACTCGGGCTCTCCCGGGTGATCGCCACGATCGCCGGCCGGGGCGAGCAGGTCGACGAGTTCGTCATCATGGACCTGCGGATGCCGCGCGCGCTGGCCGGTCTCGTCGTCGGGACCGCGCTCGGGGTGTCCGGGGCCATCACGCAGTCCATCGCCCGCAATCCGCTGGCCAGTCCCGACATCCTCGGGATCACCGGCGGAGCCGGCGCGGTCGCGGTGTTCCTGGTGACGGTGTCGGGCGGGACCGCCGCGGCGGTCGTGGGCTCCGTGGGCGTGTCCGCGGCGGCGCTAGCGGGGGGCCTGGGCACGGGACTGCTGGTGTACTTCCTGGCGTGGCGGCGCGGGATCGACGGCTTCCGGCTCATCCTCATCGGCATCTCGGTGAGCGCGGTGACGGAGGCGATCACGACCTGGCTCCTCTCCACCGCCGACATCCGGGACGTGGCGCGGGCCCAGGCCTGGCTGGTCGGCTCCCTGGACAACCGGTCGTGGGACGAGGTCGGGGTGGCGCTCTGGTCGACGCTCGCACTCCTGGGCGTCGTGGCGTGCGCCGCGTTCCAGTTCAAACCGATGCACCTCGGCGACGAGGTCGCCGCGGGTCTCGGCGTCCGGTACTCCCGGGTGCGGGCCGTCCTGCTCCTGTGCGCCGTGCTCCTGGCCGCCGTCGCGGTGAGCGCGGCCGGTCCCGTGCCCTTCGTCGCACTGGTGGCGCCCCAGGTGGCGATGCGCCTGGTGAGGCACCCGACGCCTCCGATGATCGCGTCGGGGCTGGTCGGCGCGCTGCTGCTGATCGGTGCGGACCTGACGGCGCGTACGGCGCTCCCGATGGCCCTCCCCGTCGGCGTGGTAACCGCCGCGATCGGCGGTCCCTTCCTCGTCTTCCTGCTCGTGCGGGCCAACCTCAGACAGCTCACGTAA
- a CDS encoding FecCD family ABC transporter permease: MSTTAVERAAPKRATGARRRRVVGAAALTVVLVAACTVSLAVGARALSPAEVWHGLFAAPDPDRGLTEIRLIVQTVRVPRTVLAIVAGIALGVSGALIQGYTRNPIADTGLLGVNTGASFAVVSVIALFGFSNPFQYVWFAFLGAGAAGVVVFGLASIGRGAGNPLTLALAGQGVTVFLAAMTMAVALSDLTSLNALRFWNSGSVAGVGFDVIWPVTGFVAAGLVLALTTLPSLNLLNLGVDVARGLGVNIALSRTAGIVAITLLAGAATAACGPIAFLGLMVAHVARYLTGPDYRWLVPYAGLLGAVILLVCDIVGRLVVRPGELDAGVVVALLGAPFFAALVWRGKFRNA; encoded by the coding sequence ATGAGCACGACTGCAGTGGAGCGAGCCGCGCCGAAGCGTGCAACAGGAGCCCGCAGGCGCCGGGTTGTGGGCGCCGCCGCCCTGACGGTGGTCCTCGTCGCCGCCTGTACGGTGTCGCTGGCCGTGGGGGCGCGGGCGCTCAGCCCCGCCGAGGTCTGGCACGGCCTCTTCGCGGCGCCGGACCCCGACCGCGGGCTCACCGAGATCCGGCTCATCGTGCAGACCGTGCGGGTGCCCCGGACGGTGCTCGCGATCGTCGCGGGCATCGCACTGGGGGTCTCGGGGGCGCTGATCCAGGGGTACACGCGCAATCCGATCGCCGACACCGGACTGCTCGGGGTGAACACCGGGGCGTCGTTCGCCGTGGTCTCGGTGATCGCACTCTTCGGCTTCTCCAACCCCTTCCAGTACGTGTGGTTCGCCTTCCTGGGGGCCGGTGCCGCGGGTGTCGTCGTGTTCGGGCTGGCGAGCATCGGCAGGGGGGCCGGCAACCCGCTGACGCTCGCCCTGGCGGGGCAGGGCGTCACGGTGTTCCTCGCGGCCATGACCATGGCGGTCGCGCTGTCCGACCTGACGTCCCTGAACGCACTGAGGTTCTGGAACTCGGGCTCGGTGGCCGGAGTCGGGTTCGACGTCATCTGGCCGGTCACGGGGTTCGTCGCGGCGGGTCTCGTGCTGGCTCTCACCACCCTGCCCTCGCTCAATCTGCTGAACCTCGGCGTCGACGTGGCGCGCGGACTCGGCGTGAACATCGCACTGAGCCGGACCGCCGGCATCGTCGCCATCACGCTGCTGGCGGGCGCGGCGACGGCGGCCTGCGGGCCCATCGCGTTCCTGGGGCTCATGGTGGCCCACGTGGCCCGGTACCTGACGGGGCCGGACTACCGATGGCTGGTGCCGTACGCGGGCCTGCTCGGCGCGGTGATCCTTCTGGTCTGTGACATCGTGGGCCGACTGGTCGTGCGGCCCGGCGAGTTGGACGCGGGTGTCGTCGTGGCCCTCCTCGGAGCCCCCTTCTTCGCCGCCCTGGTGTGGCGGGGAAAGTTCAGGAACGCGTGA
- a CDS encoding iron-siderophore ABC transporter substrate-binding protein: MLLHRTTLTKPGRRPAAVLLAAVLGAGLLAGCGSDSADTKSDSAPSAATGAFPVTVEHAFGSTKVTKAPQRVVSVGYTDDQAILALGIKPVGMVDQYPNPTGRTPDINTQWPWVKDKWGDTRPEVVMSNGDTGPNYEKIAALRPDLIIAVYSEVDQAAYDKLSRIAPTVGRTKAEKEPFSAPWQDNAVHIAKALGKEAEGAELVKGIQAKLDAAKAAHPEFADQTAVALSWYEDSVAPFTTTDVRGRLVTGIGYKGATKIDEVAGGKFYTQLSPERIDLVDVDRIFVINDKADTEALKKFKLFANLSAAKNGKVSYLLDSEGPAVGAAMSQGTLLSLPYAIDELVKSVDQ; the protein is encoded by the coding sequence ATGCTTCTCCACAGAACGACTCTCACGAAGCCAGGGCGTCGGCCGGCGGCCGTACTGCTTGCGGCGGTTCTCGGTGCCGGCCTCCTCGCAGGATGCGGCTCCGACTCCGCGGACACGAAGAGCGACAGTGCCCCGTCCGCCGCCACCGGCGCGTTCCCGGTCACCGTGGAGCACGCGTTCGGATCCACGAAGGTCACGAAGGCCCCTCAGCGGGTCGTCTCCGTCGGCTACACCGACGACCAGGCGATCCTCGCCCTCGGCATCAAGCCGGTCGGCATGGTCGACCAGTACCCGAACCCGACGGGCAGGACGCCCGACATCAACACGCAGTGGCCCTGGGTGAAGGACAAGTGGGGTGACACCCGCCCCGAGGTCGTCATGAGCAACGGCGACACGGGCCCCAACTACGAGAAGATCGCCGCCCTGCGGCCGGACCTGATCATCGCGGTCTACTCCGAGGTCGACCAGGCGGCGTACGACAAGCTCTCCAGGATCGCCCCCACGGTGGGACGTACGAAGGCCGAGAAGGAGCCCTTCAGCGCACCCTGGCAGGACAACGCGGTCCACATCGCCAAGGCGCTCGGCAAGGAGGCCGAGGGCGCCGAACTGGTCAAGGGCATCCAGGCCAAGCTCGACGCCGCCAAGGCGGCACACCCGGAGTTCGCGGACCAGACCGCGGTCGCCCTGTCCTGGTACGAGGACTCCGTGGCACCGTTCACCACGACCGACGTACGCGGCCGGCTGGTGACGGGCATCGGCTACAAGGGCGCCACGAAGATCGACGAGGTCGCCGGCGGGAAGTTCTACACCCAGCTCTCGCCCGAACGCATCGACCTCGTCGACGTCGACCGCATCTTCGTCATCAACGACAAGGCGGACACGGAGGCCCTGAAGAAGTTCAAGCTCTTCGCCAACCTCTCCGCGGCGAAGAACGGCAAGGTCTCCTACCTCCTGGACAGCGAGGGCCCCGCAGTCGGCGCCGCCATGTCCCAGGGCACGCTGCTCTCCCTGCCGTACGCGATCGACGAGCTCGTCAAGTCGGTCGACCAGTGA
- a CDS encoding ABC transporter ATP-binding protein, with translation MAAEQITGDESGAGGTARLAARGITVGYGARTVMDGLDVTVPPGVVTTIIGPNGCGKSTLLRTLTRLLKPARGAVVLDGEDIAGLRTRDVAKKLGLLPQAPVAPEGLTVADLVARGRHPHQSWLRQWSSDDAEVVERALAMTGVSDLADRPVDSLSGGQRQRVWISMTLAQGTDLLLLDEPTTYLDLAHALDVLDLVDDLHESGCTVVMVLHDLNLATRYSDNLVVMREGEILAQGHPRDVITAELLYEAFGLRAVVIDDPVGDRPLIVPIGRAHVHAQLN, from the coding sequence GTGGCCGCTGAACAGATCACCGGAGACGAGTCCGGGGCCGGCGGCACGGCACGGCTGGCCGCCAGGGGCATCACGGTCGGCTACGGCGCACGGACGGTCATGGACGGACTCGACGTCACCGTCCCGCCGGGGGTCGTCACCACGATCATCGGTCCCAACGGCTGTGGCAAGTCGACCCTGTTGCGCACCCTGACACGGCTGCTCAAGCCGGCCAGGGGGGCGGTCGTGCTGGACGGCGAGGACATCGCCGGACTGAGGACCAGGGACGTGGCGAAGAAGCTCGGGCTGCTTCCGCAGGCACCCGTCGCCCCCGAGGGGCTGACGGTCGCCGACCTCGTCGCCCGGGGACGGCATCCGCATCAGAGCTGGCTGCGCCAGTGGTCGTCGGACGACGCAGAGGTCGTCGAACGCGCGCTGGCCATGACGGGCGTGTCCGACCTGGCCGACCGTCCGGTGGACTCGCTGTCCGGCGGCCAGCGCCAGCGCGTGTGGATATCCATGACGCTGGCCCAGGGAACCGACCTCCTGCTGCTGGACGAGCCGACGACGTACCTGGATCTGGCGCACGCCTTGGACGTGCTGGATCTGGTGGACGATCTGCACGAGTCGGGGTGCACCGTGGTCATGGTGCTGCACGACCTCAACCTGGCCACGCGCTACAGCGACAACCTCGTGGTGATGCGGGAGGGCGAGATCCTGGCGCAGGGTCATCCGCGCGACGTGATCACGGCCGAGCTGCTGTACGAGGCGTTCGGGCTGCGCGCCGTGGTGATCGACGATCCGGTGGGGGACCGGCCGCTCATCGTGCCGATCGGCCGTGCTCACGTCCACGCGCAGCTCAACTAG
- a CDS encoding ABC transporter ATP-binding protein encodes MSTTDTRPAPVALRTASGSEATRWVAAHCREAPWLTAATVLTTVAGAALQVLPVLLLGRVVDGVVDGASGSALVTVGVLLGAAALLGAAATAVSTYLIGRLGADLLARLRENAVRAVLGMPSARIEQVGRGDVLSRVGDDVAVLSRGIRTAIPTVFTAGVLVAIATVGMFGLDWRLGLAGAGALPAYALALRWYLPRSAPLYREQRVAQADRAQALISGLNGIDTVRAYRLEGAVREKVTAESWRVRDLGVEVFRFFGRFVGRENRAEFIGLVLILVVGYALLEGDAATLGEVSAAPLMFHRLFTPLGAIMFTFDEAQKSGASLTRLVGVLGETAESRLVGDDSVTRAQATPYPVTVRGLTYRYPDAESPVLLDVDLTIPAGGSLALVGATGAGKSTLAALIAGIGTPESGSVRIGPQDLAGLDEAGSRALVSILTQETHVFSGSLADDLRLAAPGADDAELTAALRTVGAQEWVEGLPDGLGTLVGEGGERLDVTKVAQIALARLVLGRAPVVVLDESTAEAGSEGAAELERAVLAACAGRTTLFVAHRLTQAMAADRIAVLDAGRVVEQGTHDELVALGGGYARLWQAWREGS; translated from the coding sequence GTGAGCACCACGGACACGCGCCCCGCTCCGGTGGCCCTGCGTACGGCGTCCGGGAGCGAGGCCACCAGGTGGGTCGCGGCGCACTGCCGCGAGGCCCCGTGGCTGACCGCGGCCACCGTGCTGACGACGGTGGCCGGGGCGGCACTCCAGGTGCTCCCCGTGCTGCTGCTGGGGCGAGTCGTCGACGGGGTGGTCGACGGCGCGTCGGGTTCGGCCCTCGTCACGGTCGGTGTCCTGCTGGGTGCCGCCGCGCTGCTCGGCGCGGCGGCGACGGCCGTGTCGACGTACCTGATCGGGCGGCTGGGAGCGGACCTGCTCGCCCGGCTGCGCGAGAACGCGGTCCGCGCCGTGCTCGGCATGCCGAGCGCCCGGATCGAGCAGGTCGGCAGAGGGGACGTGCTGTCCCGGGTCGGCGACGACGTGGCCGTGCTGTCCAGAGGCATCCGGACGGCGATCCCCACGGTGTTCACCGCCGGGGTCCTCGTCGCCATCGCCACGGTCGGCATGTTCGGGCTGGACTGGCGGCTCGGCCTGGCCGGCGCCGGCGCGCTCCCCGCCTACGCCCTCGCCCTCCGCTGGTACCTCCCCCGGTCCGCCCCGCTCTACCGCGAGCAGCGGGTGGCCCAGGCCGACCGCGCGCAGGCGCTGATCAGCGGACTGAACGGGATCGACACGGTCCGGGCCTACCGCCTGGAGGGCGCCGTCCGCGAGAAGGTCACCGCGGAATCCTGGCGGGTGCGGGATCTCGGCGTGGAGGTCTTCCGCTTCTTCGGCCGCTTCGTGGGCAGGGAGAACCGCGCCGAGTTCATCGGTCTGGTCCTCATCCTGGTGGTCGGATACGCCCTGCTGGAGGGCGACGCCGCCACCCTGGGCGAGGTGTCGGCCGCCCCGCTCATGTTCCACCGGCTGTTCACACCGCTGGGCGCCATCATGTTCACCTTCGACGAGGCGCAGAAGTCGGGCGCGAGCCTGACCCGGCTGGTCGGGGTGCTGGGGGAGACCGCGGAGAGCCGGCTGGTCGGCGACGACTCCGTCACGAGGGCGCAGGCCACGCCGTACCCGGTCACCGTCCGGGGACTGACCTACCGTTACCCGGACGCCGAGAGCCCGGTTCTCCTGGACGTCGACCTGACGATCCCGGCCGGCGGCTCGCTCGCCCTGGTGGGCGCGACGGGCGCCGGCAAGTCGACGCTGGCGGCACTGATCGCAGGCATCGGCACCCCGGAATCCGGATCGGTGCGCATCGGCCCGCAGGACCTCGCCGGTCTGGACGAGGCGGGGTCCAGGGCACTGGTCAGCATCCTGACACAGGAGACGCATGTCTTCTCCGGATCGCTCGCCGACGACCTGCGGCTCGCCGCACCTGGGGCCGACGACGCCGAACTCACGGCCGCGCTGCGCACGGTCGGCGCCCAGGAGTGGGTCGAGGGCCTGCCCGACGGCCTCGGCACCCTGGTCGGTGAGGGCGGGGAGCGGCTGGATGTCACCAAGGTCGCCCAGATCGCCCTGGCCCGGCTGGTGCTGGGCCGGGCACCCGTGGTGGTGCTCGACGAGTCGACCGCGGAGGCGGGCAGCGAAGGCGCCGCCGAGCTGGAACGCGCCGTGCTGGCCGCCTGCGCGGGCAGGACCACCCTCTTCGTGGCGCACCGCCTGACGCAGGCCATGGCAGCCGACCGGATCGCCGTGCTGGACGCGGGCCGCGTGGTGGAGCAGGGAACCCATGACGAACTCGTCGCCCTGGGCGGCGGCTACGCGCGACTGTGGCAGGCCTGGCGCGAGGGCAGCTAG